A window of Bacillota bacterium contains these coding sequences:
- a CDS encoding radical SAM protein, protein LDVLKKIPEVEVGFTITTADRDAARFLEPRAPSPDRRFEALARLAEAGIWTWIFIAPVVPGLGDTEANLTTILEKARRAGVREVDYDPLNFYPTSVANLKSLFRRRWPRLLPVFQAACEDQAGYRARLSSLARELWPLHGFAVT, encoded by the coding sequence ATCTGGACGTGCTGAAAAAAATCCCGGAGGTTGAGGTGGGTTTTACCATCACCACGGCAGACCGGGATGCCGCGCGGTTCCTGGAGCCCCGCGCCCCCTCCCCGGACCGCCGGTTCGAAGCACTGGCGCGGCTTGCGGAGGCAGGAATCTGGACGTGGATTTTTATTGCCCCGGTCGTGCCCGGCCTGGGTGATACCGAAGCAAACCTTACCACCATTCTTGAAAAAGCCAGGCGCGCCGGAGTGCGGGAGGTGGATTACGATCCCCTAAACTTCTACCCCACCTCCGTTGCGAACTTAAAATCCCTTTTCCGCAGGCGCTGGCCCCGGCTTCTTCCCGTTTTCCAGGCGGCCTGCGAGGATCAGGCCGGCTACCGGGCGCGTCTTTCCAGCCTCGCGCGCGAACTCTGGCCGCTTCACGGTTTTGCCGTCACCTGA